From the genome of Nicotiana sylvestris chromosome 2, ASM39365v2, whole genome shotgun sequence, one region includes:
- the LOC104233530 gene encoding suberization-associated anionic peroxidase-like, with product MAFRLSHLSLALSLLALALAGVAIYRNTYEAMSKGFQTLSPELDLLESAASILTLNNNNAEQNSDSKLTQPLSPSACIFSAVRRVVNRAIDRERRMGASLIRLHFHDCFVDGCDGGVLLDDIPGSFQGEKTSPPNNNSARGFEVIEQAKQRVKDTCPNTPVSCADILAIAARDSVVKLGGQGYNVALGRRDARAANFTGALTQLPAPFDNLTVQIRKFNDKNFNAREMVALAGAHTVGFTRCATACNSNNVNPAARLQCNCSVTQNDTNLQQLDRTPAVFDRVYFQDLNRNQGILFSDQVLTGNTTTAAIVTTYSNNGAVFLGDFAAAMIKMGNLPPSPGVQLEIRDVCSRVNPSSVASM from the exons ATGGCTTTTCGTTTGAGTCATTTGAGCCTTGCCCTGAGCCTTTTGGCTCTTGCACTTGCAGGTGTTGCCATTTATAGGAACACTTATGAAGCCATGAGTAAGGGATTCCAAACACTTTCTCCAGAGTTAGATCTGCTGGAGTCAGCAGCCAGCATTTTAACCCTAAATAATAATAATGCTGAGCAAAATTCAGACAGCAAGTTAACTCAACCATTATCTCCATCGGCATGCATCTTCTCTGCTGTTCGACGAGTTGTTAACAGAGCCATTGATAGAGAAAGACGCATGGGAGCTTCTCTCATTCGTCTCCATTTCCATGACTGCTTTGTTGAT GGTTGCGATGGAGGAGTTCTTCTAGACGATATTCCCGGATCATTCCAAGGGGAAAAGACCTCACCACCCAACAACAACTCAGCCAGAGGTTTTGAAGTCATAGAACAAGCTAAACAAAGAGTAAAAGATACTTGTCCCAACACGCCTGTATCTTGCGCAGACATCTTAGCTATTGCTGCTCGTGATTCTGTTGTTAAA CTAGGAGGACAAGGCTATAACGTTGCACTTGGGAGAAGAGATGCAAGAGCGGCCAACTTCACTGGTGCTTTAACTCAGCTTCCAGCTCCGTTCGACAATCTAACCGTCCAAATAAGAAAATTTAATGACAAAAACTTTAATGCCCGGGAAATGGTGGCGCTAGCCGGTGCCCACACGGTGGGTTTCACCAGGTGCGCCACCGCGTGCAACAGCAACAACGTTAACCCAGCGGCACGTCTTCAATGCAACTGCTCCGTCACCCAAAACGACACCAACTTGCAACAACTGGATAGAACTCCTGCAGTGTTCGACAGAGTTTACTTCCAGGACTTAAACAGGAACCAGGGTATACTTTTCTCGGATCAAGTGTTGACGGGGAATACCACCACTGCTGCTATTGTTACAACCTACAGCAATAATGGTGCTGTTTTTCTTGGAGATTTTGCTGCTGCTATGATCAAGATGGGGAACTTGCCTCCCTCACCGGGCGTTCAATTGGAAATTCGTGATGTTTGCAGCAGGGTCAATCCCAGCTCTGTGGCTTCTATGTGA